CGACCGAGGGCACGAACGTCCGGAACATCCCGAACACGAGGAGCGCCATCCCGACGAACGCCACGCCGAGACCGATCAGTCCGAGCCGCTGGGTCTCGGCGCTGAAGCTCGCCGACGTCCCCTGCACCGATTCGACCGTGTAGCCCGCCTGCTCGGCACTCTGTCGGATCGCGTCGGTGTCGGTCGACTGGAAGGTGACGACGTAGCTCTCCTCGCCGCGGACCTGACGCGTCGATTCGTCCTCGATGGCGAAGGCGTCCTCGATGGCGACGTCGGAGCCGGCGGTCGAGATCTGGATCTCGGTGCCGCCGGTGAAGGCGATGCCCGGCGTCACCGGTGCGCCGGTCACGACGTACCACCCGACGAGCACCACCAACGCGAGCGCGAGCACCGCCAGCGGGATCGCCGCGAGCTGACGGTTCGAATAGTCGGGATACTCCACGTCCGGCACGTCGAACGCAACCATGTCCTGCGGTGCGGAACGCCTCCGAATAAGCCTTGGTATATCGCCACCGACCGCCCCGCTGTGGCACGTCCAGTCGAGTCACGACTACCGCCGCCGTCCCACGAGCGCGACGACGGCGAGGGCCACGACGACCCTACCAACGATCCCGAATCCGGGACCGTTCGACGATGTCGTCTCGGCCCGTGTTTCGGTCAGACAGGACGACGCTTGGGTGTAGAAATTGATCGTCTGGCCTCCGGTGGCCTCGAACGCGAAGAAATCCACGACGCTCCCTCGGTTCACGTGATCGACTCCGGGTTCCGATCCCCCTCGAATACGATTTCTGTCGTCGTGACACTCCTCGATCCCGCTAGGGCATGTAGCGAACGCTCACCACGCCGTCCTCGGTGTCGGCGCGGACTTCGACGCGCTCGACGCCGAGGTCGGCCGCACGCACCAGGGTCGCCTCGTCGTCGAGTACGTCCGCGATCGCGTCCTCGACCTCCTTCGGTGGTACGGTGAGCACGTGGATTTCACCGATGCCGGCCCGTTCCCGCCGGGTGAGATCACCCTCGTTTTGGCCGGCCGCGATCTCGCGTTCCTGTGTCGTGGGTGGCTCCGAACTCCGCTCCGTGGTCAGCGATCGACGGTCCCGGATCTCGCGGAGTTCCCACGCCACGTCGAGTGGCGGTTCGGGCGCGATGGTCGCCTCGATCGCGTCGTCTGGCGACAGTGCGCCCCCTCCTTCCGATCCGTCGCCGGCGAGGTCCGAGTCCGCGTCGAGTGTGGGGTTCGTGGCGAGCGTGTGGACCTGACCGTCCGCGGTGTCTTTCAGCACCGCGGAATCGTCGTCGGCGTGCGTGACGAGAAAGGTTCCCTGCTTTGCCATACCGTCGTCTCGGCCGCCGACGGATTGAGGCTTTCCGGTCGCGTCGCGGGTTCGCGCGGCGGCCGTCGTCACTTCGTCAGCCGGTGGGCGAGGGCGATCAGCCCCGCGGCGAGCACCGGCGGAACGAGGCCGGCGAGCTGTGGGAGCCCGTAGAAGAACTCGACGATCGGGACGAGGATGTCGATGGTCGTCCGGACGATCGGAAGCTGGACACTCCCGATCGTGTTCCCGCCGAGCACGATCGCGACCGGCTGTGGCGGGGTCTGCTGTGCGGGCGGTACCGAGATCAGGAGTCCGAGATACAGCGAACCGAGAAAGGCGAAGCCGGCGAGCCCGAGCGCCCCGTCGTAGCGTTTCGTCGACCCCTCGCGGCGGTGTCGCCGCGCGACGAGGAGGAGGGGCGCGAGTATCGGCCCGACGACGAACAGCCCGACCACCACGTAGAACGCTCGCGAGAGCGTCAGCGACCCCCCGCCAGTACCGGTCGCGGTCGCGCCGAACACCACGACGAGCGCGAGCGTCATCAGCACCGTCACGGCGACGGCCGCGAGCGTGCCGATCACGACGTACCCTCTGAAGAGCCGGGAGCGACTCGCGCGGAACGCGTACGGGATCGCGGTCAGGAGCCCCGAGTACGTCGTTTCCTCCGACCCTCCGGCCTCGCCGATCCCACCACTTCCGTCGGCGTCCTCCACCGTCCCGGAGCGGTCGGCCATACCCAAACTGGGACGGCCGGGCGATTAAGCGCCGCGGTCGACAACGACTTTACCCCGGCGCGAACCACTCTTCGCATGCAAATCGACATCGGCAACGCGCTCGCCGCCGAGGCCAGGCCGGGGATCTCACGCGACGCACTCGACCGGCTCGACGACCGCGTCGCGACCTGCCACGACCGGATCGCGAGCGGCCGCGAGGCGGGCGAATTCGGCTACGCCGCGCTGAACCTTCCCGAAACCACCGATCCCGACGCGATCACCGAGGCAGTTTCGCCCCTCCAGGGGGCCGAACACGTCCTCGTGGTCGGCATCGGCGGCAGCGCGCTCGGTGCGGCCACGATCGCCGGCGCGCTCGGCGACTCCAGGGTTCACACCCTCGACAACGTCGACCCCGCCCACGTCTCGCGCGTCCTCGAATCGCTCCCGCTCGAAGATACCGTCGTGAACGTGGTTTCGTGCTCGGGGACCACCGCCGAGACGCTCGCGAACTTCCTCGTGGTCCGCGAGGCGTACGAGGAGTCGGGCGTCGACTGGACCGATCGGACGGTGGTGACGACCGGCGAATCGGGCCCGCTCCGGGAGTTGGCCGACGCTCACGACCTGCCCGCACTCCGCGTTCCCGACGGCGTGCCGGGTCGCTTCTCCGCGCTCTCGACTGTGGGTCTCGTCCCGGCGGCGATCCGCGGTCACGACATCGAGGCCGTGATCGACGGTGGCCGGCGCGCAGCCGATCTCTCGGGGTCGCTGTTCGAGACACCTGCCTACGCCTACGGTGCGATCGCGTACGCGCTCGACATGCGGGGTGCGGCGGTCAACGCGATGATGCCGTACGCCGAGTCCTTGGAGCCGTTCGCGGAGTGGTTCGCCCAGCTCTGGGCCGAGAGTTTGGGGAAGGACGGCCTCGGCCAGCTTCCCACCCGGGCGCTCGGCGCGACCGACCAGCACTCCCAGCTCCAGCGCTATCGTGCGGGCCCCGCGAACACGCTCGTGACGCTGGTCCGCCCGCGAGAACGACCCGACCGCGAGATACCGGCGACCGACCGCGAAGAACTCGCCTACCTCGGTGGCACGGACCTCGGCGACCTGCTCGACGCGGAGTTCGACGCCACCGAGGCGAGCCTCGCGGCCGCCGACCGGCCCTCGGTGCGGATCGAACTCGACCGGCTCGACGAGCGGGGGATCGGCGAGTTGCTCTACACGATGGAGACCGCGTGCGTGCTCGCGGGCGAACTGTACGGGATCGAGACGTTCACCCAGCCCGCGGTCGAGTGGGGCAAGCGCGCGGCACGCGGGCTGCTCGGCGGCGGCGAGTTCGCGGAGGCCGACGCGGTGGCCGAGAAGACCGAACTCGTGATCGAGTGATCGACCGCTGACCCATCGGGACCGGAGGACGTATTCGGCCGGCGTCCCAACTCCACCCAACGCATGGCGTCGGATCACCGCGAATCTGCGGGCGTCGACGGACAAAGCGCGCTCCTCGATCTCCTGTCGGCGATCGCAGTCATCGCGCTCGCCGTTCTCCTCGGCAGCGTCGCCGCGTCGCTTGCGGCCACCGTGCTCGTCGAGATGGGGATCGCCGGGTTCGATACTACGCTCAACTACGTCGCCCGCTCGATCGCCCAGTTCGTCGGGTTCGGGATCGCGGTCGCTGCCTACCTCTCGCTCGCCGACGCGTGGTCGGTGTTGCGCGCTCGATCGCTCGATCTCCGGAGCGCCGCCTGGATCGCCGGCGGCGTCGTCACCCTTCTGGTCGTTTCGACCGGTGTCAGAGCCATCCTCTCGCAGTTCGGGATCGTACCCGCCACGAACCAGGTCATCGCGATGGGCCGCGAGAACCCGGCCCTCTTCCTCTACATGATCCCGGTCACGCTGCTGTTCGTCGCGCCCTTCGAGGAACTCGTCTTCCGGGGAGCCGCCCAGGGGTTGCTCCGGCGGGCATTTGGGCCGGCGCTCGCGATCGCGATCGCGAGCGCGCTGTTCGGGGCGGTCCATCTGATCGCGCTCATCGGTGGCGGCACCGGCCAGCTGGCGTACGTCGTCGTCGCGGCGCTGCTCGGCGTGATCCTCGGTGGGATCTACGAACGCACGAAAAACCTCGTCGTGCCGATCGTCGTCCACGGGCTCTACAACACTACCCTGTTCGCGATTCAGTGGGTTGATGCGACCGGGAGCGCGACTGCGCTGCTGTAGCCCGGATACCGGTTCGTCGTGGCTACGAGGGGTTCTTCCGTGCGAGATCGCTGCCGCAGATCGGGCAGCGCTCCTTGTTCTCGTCGAACTCGCGGCCACAGCCCGCACACTGGAAGTCCCAGTCGCGCTCCTCGGTGATCCCCTCGCGCGCGATGAGTTCGATTCGCACGTCGAGGCGCTCGGCGACGTTCTGCATCGCGTAGTCGTCGGTGACGAGTCGGGCGTCGAGCTCGAACGCCGCCGCGAGGAGCCGGACGTCGGTGGTCGAGAGCTCCGCCGCGTCGCCGCTCTCGCGGGCGGTGCGTTCGACCCGTTCGACCACCGCCTCCTCGGGGACGTGGATGTACATTCCGCCGCCTTCGAGCGCGTCGAAGCGGTAGGCGCTCTCGCCGTCGAGCTCGGCCTCGACCGCGGGGATCGTCGCGATGTCTCCGTCGGCGTCGTACTCGTGGATGAACGCCGAGGCGTCTAAGAGTTCCATCACCGACCGACGACGATGTGGTCTTTGACCGCCTGGACGCTGCCGATCGGGACCGTGTATCGCCCCTCGTCGTCGCGGTCGAGATCGATCTGTGCGTCGGTGTCGTTTCTGGGGGTGATCACGAGATCGTGCAGCCGCCCGGTCTCGGTGTCGACCGTCATCGTCGAGAGCGTGCCGAGCTCGGTTCCGTCCGAGCCCATCACGGCCTTGTCGAGCAGGTTCCGCGCGAGTACGTCCGGCATACCCGGCCTACCGGGGGCCGTCACTATAAACACCACGGAGGCTCCGGGTGGCGACGGTGCGGTCGCTGCGGTCTCACGACCCGCGTGACGACGAACTTAACTGCGGCCGTCGGCTGTATCACACAACGAGTTTCTCTCGGGTGAGATTGGATGTCTGAGACACACACGGACGCCGACGCGGCCGACGCCACTGGTGAGACGCTTCGAACACCGATCGTGGCCGTGCTCGGCCACGTCGATCACGGCAAGACCAGCCTGCTCGATCGGATCCGGGGATCGACGGTGATCGACGGCGAGGCGGGCGCGATCACCCAGCATATCGGCGCGACTGCCGTCCCCCTCGAAACGGTCTCCGAGATCGCGGGCTCGCTGGTCGACCCGACCGATTTCGACCTTCCCGGCCTGCTCTTTATCGACACGCCGGGCCACCACTCCTTCTCGACGCTGCGCTCCCGCGGGGGCGCGCTCGCCGACATCGCGATCCTCGTGATCGACGTCAACGACGGGTTCCAGCCCCAGACCATCGAGGCGATCGACATCCTCCAGCGGACCGAGACGCCGTTCGTCGTGGCGGCGAACAAAGTCGACACGACGCCGGGCTGGAATCCACAGGAGAACACCCCGATCCAGCAGAGCTACGACGCCCAGTCCGACCGCGCGCGCTCGACGCTCGACGAAAACCTCTACGACCTCATCGGCGATCTCTCGGATCACGACTTCTCGGCGGACATGTACTGGCGGGTCCAGAACTTCGCCAACAACGTCGGCGTCGTCCCGGTCAGCGCCGAGACTGGTGAGGGCGTTCCCGACCTCTTGACTGTCCTCATGGGCCTCTCCCAGCGCTACCTCAAGGACGCGATGGCGATCGATGTCGACGGTCCCGGTGCGGGAACGGTCCTCGAAGTCAAGGAGCAGAAGGGGTTCGGGACGGCGATCGACGTGGTGCTCTACGACGGGACCGTAAAGGCGGACGACACGATCGTGGTCGGCGGGACGGGCGATCCGATCGTAACCGACGTGCGCGCGCTGCTCCAGCCGCGGCCGCTCGCCGAGATCCGTACCGAAAAGCGGTTCGAGGAGGTCGAGTCGGTGACCGCGGCAGCGGGGCTGAAGATCGCCGCGCCCGACCTCGACAGTGCGATGGCGGGCGCACCAGTCCGGGTGCTCAGAAACCAGCAGCGCGAGGCGGTCACCGAGGAGGTCGAGGCCGAGCTCGCCGCGCTCGGCGTCACCACCGAGGAGCAGGGTGTCGTGGTCAAGGCCGACACATTGGGGAGTCTGGAAGCGGTCGCAGACGCGCTCGACGAGGCCGAGATCCCGATCGTGCGCGCCGAGGTCGGCGACGTCGCGCCGCGCGACGTCACGGTGGCGAGCACCGCCGACGAGGAGCGCCACGAGACCGTGATGGCGTTCGGGGTCGACGTGCTCGACGACGCCGCCGAGCGAGCCGAAAACGAGGGCGTCAGGCTCTTCGAGAGCGACGTGATCTACCGCCTCGTCGAGGAGTACGAGGAGTTCATCGCAGAGCGCGAGCGCGCCCAGCAGGACGCGATCCTCGACAACATCGCCCGACCCGCGAGATTCCGGCTCCTCCCGGATCACACCTTCCGCCAGAACGATCCCGCCGTGGTCGGCGTCGAAGTCATGACGGGCACGCTGAAGCAGAACTCGCGGGTGGTGAACTTCGAGGGCAACCAGCCCGAGCGCCTCGGTCAGGTCAAGGGGATTCAGGAGCAGGGTGAGGACGTCGACCAGGCCCGCGCGGGCGAGCGCGTCAGCGTCGCCATCGACGGTCCCACGGTCGGTCGCCAGATCGAAGAGGGCGACGAGCTGTGGTCGGAGATTCCCGAAAAACACGCGAAAGTGCTGGAACAGGAACTCACCGACGACATTCCGGCCGACGAACTCGAAGCGCTCCACGTCTATCTCGACAAACACCGCCAACGCGACCCCTTCTGGGGGAAGTAGCTCGGGTTGCACACGCAGTAATAATATTTAATTAGCCGGCGCGAGTCAGCACCGAGTGAACGATGACTCGCTCCAGCCAGCACGGCGACACGGATGGGTCGGTCGTCGAATTCGTCCACGAGCGCCGACCGACGGTCGCGCCAGCGGATCTCGTGCTCCTCGTCCTCCCCGCGCTGCTCGTCGCGGGCTGGGCCGCTGGCGTCGTGTCGAGCGCGTCGCTGTCGGCGGCGCTCGCGGTCGCGATGGTACCCGCACTCGCCACGCTCGGCTACGCGCTGTTCTACGATCCGCCAAGTGGAGCGTACGCGAACTGAGCTTTCGTTGCTGTCGGTCGGCAGTAGTGGAGGCGGTTCATACTCATCCTGTGCCACAGCGCCCTCGATTGCCGAATCGTACCCGCTGTCTTCTCACGATAGTCCGGGAATCGTTGATAACACTCGATAGAGAGCGAAACTCACCGCGCCTGCACCGAGCATCGACCCGACCCAACTCACGACCGTATAGCCGGTTTTTCGTGGCGAAAAGTCGCCACTCCCGGGCCGTGCAGCGAGTCCGGCCCCGATGATGCTCGAAATCATGACCTTGTTGAACGAGATGGGGATACCGAACACGATGGCGAGTTGTGCCATCAGAAACGCCGGAACGAGCGCCGCGATCGAGCGGCGCGGGCCGAGCGTGGCGTACTCAGTGGAGACGGCCTGAACCAACCGTGGTGCGCCCGTCCACGCGCCGACGAGAATCCCGGCACCGCCAAGCAACAGCAGGTACACCGTCGGGAACCCGAGGTTTCCGGAGAACACCGTTTCGAGCGGGCCGGTAGCGAGACCGACCTGCGTCCCGCCGCTCGTGAACGTCACGAGGAGGCCGAGGACAATCAGAAATCGTTGCATTCCGGATTCGAGCGATCGCCGGAGCGACCGTCGGACCAGCACGAACGCGACCACTCCAAACAAGAGGCTCACGCCACCCATCGTGAGGGTGTACGATCCAAGCGAGACCGGCGTGGTGAGTCCCGCGGTGGCCGCGAGATACCGCGCCAGCGTCCCCTGCTCGCCGGCACCGCCCGTCGGAATCACCGAGAGTCGGATGTTCGCTATGGCAAAGCCGACGAAGCCGGCGACGAAGGGGATGCTGGCCGACTCGGGCACGCGCTCGTATCTCAGGACGGTAGCGATGACGAATCCGAGCACCCCCTCCACGACGACGATAGCGGCCCAGAACCCGAGGATTTTCGCGTATTCGGCGGTAGCGAGACTGCCGCCGAGAGCGAGACCGACGCCCACCACGGAACCAGTGACCGTGAACGCCGATGGGATCGGGTAGCCCCTGAACACGCCAAGCGAGATGAACGTCGCCGCAGTGAGCAGGGCAGCGGCGGCGAGCGGCGTGATCCGTGTCCCGTGAATGAGGTTTCGCCCGACCGTCTCCGAGATGCTCCCGCCTTGCACCACCGCCCCGAGACTGGCGAACAGACCCACGAGCAGCGCCGCCCGCATGACTGGCAGCGAATCGGCCCCAACAGCGGGTGCGAGCGGTGGCGAGTTGCTGTTCGCCCCGATGGTCCACGACATGAACAGCGCCGCAACGAGCGCAATCCCGACGAGCAGCAGTTGGTTGGCCATCCCGCGTCCGATTAGGGACGACCGCGATCGTGTTCGGATTTTGCGGAGATTCAGTGGCTTCGACCGGAGCGCTGACTGTCATCTATTCGGCGGTTTGTGTCGAGACGGTTCAATCCTCATATTTGCTCGCGAGGATTGCTACCGATGCCGTTCTTTGTGAAGTGTATCGACGGAATCGCGGATGGTACGTGGAGATCATCGTCGCCGAACCCGAGACACGACCCGAACTCTTCTTCTCGGCTCGCTTCTTTCACCCCCAATGGATTTCGAGATCAGCAGCGACGACTTCGATGAGATCGAGGAGCGATTGATGGAAGTACAGCGGCGCATTGCGGAGTTTCGAGCGGGAACGAAGGTCAGTCTCGCCGAGTTCTTCGCACCGACGCTCATGCGGGAACATACCCAGTTCGAATCGTTCGCGCAATTCCGCGATGACTGCCCTCGAAACCCGAACACAGGCGAGGAACTAGCAGCAATTCCCGACGAGGTGCTCGACCCGTTCGCAACGGAGACGACGGAGTTCGAGTCGTGGCAGGCGATGCAGAACCGGGCCGCACAGGAAGAGATCATCAGTCAACTCACCTTCTGATCCGTCTCCAGTTCATCCTGCTCGATAGCAGAATTACTCTGGTACATCCGGTGCGATGTCGCTGAAAACGCTGATACGGACCGTGAATCATCCGGTAGGGCTCGTCGATCCGTGGGCCGTGGCCTCGCAGTCAGCGGCGGCCCCGCTGATCGGTCCGCTCTCGGGAAAGATAGAGCGGCGCTATCCTCAGTGTGAGCGGCCCCACTGTGCAGAGATTGCGGCCGAACGTTCTCGAAAGAAGGCCACACGAGCGTGGTGTCGACCCAAATTACTTCCTTGGTTCCTGTAGATGAGACCAGGTATGCGTTTAATTTATATAACTAGAGTATTGGATTGTGTCATGTGACCGAATCAAAGACGACAAATCCGAATGGAGATACACGAAACCGTCGACAGGCCGGTTTGGACGCCGGTACCCTCCACAAATCGGGTATCGTGTTCGTATTCACAGTCCTCTTGGCTCTGTTCGCCGTCGTTCGTCTCCCCGCTTCGGTCGTGGTTCTCTGGGACGCAAGCGGGAATTCGGTAGTCACGCTGTCTACACCGACGGCTGTCGCTTCGGTGCTGGTTGTTCAGGTGATCCTCCTTGGCGTATTCGCCATCGCGCCGCGGGTCAACAGAATCGAGAAAACGGTAGCGTCGGTTCGCGATGCGTATCAGTGGACTGCCTTCGCACTGGTGAGTCTCGTGTTGCTCGTCTTCGCGACGATCGTCGCGTGGAATAGCGGTCTGCAGTTCGGCGGTGGACAGCCTCTCTCGACGCGGATCGGGGCGCTGGTTGTCGCTATCCTGCTGTACAGTGGTTCGAAAGCGTTGCCGGTCCTCGAACAGAACCGGTTGGTCGGAATCCGCTCGCCGTGGACGATGAGCGACGAGACGGTCTGGAACCGGACCCACGATCACGCAGTTCCGTTCTTCAAAATCATTGCCGTCATCGCGGCCCTCGCCGCCGCCGCTCCGTCGGTGATAGTCGCTCTCGTACTCATCGTCGTCCCGTTCCTCTCGGTGCTCGGGTATCTGTACTACTACTCGTATCGTCTC
The genomic region above belongs to Halococcus agarilyticus and contains:
- a CDS encoding DUF5812 family protein produces the protein MAKQGTFLVTHADDDSAVLKDTADGQVHTLATNPTLDADSDLAGDGSEGGGALSPDDAIEATIAPEPPLDVAWELREIRDRRSLTTERSSEPPTTQEREIAAGQNEGDLTRRERAGIGEIHVLTVPPKEVEDAIADVLDDEATLVRAADLGVERVEVRADTEDGVVSVRYMP
- a CDS encoding NOB1 family endonuclease; translated protein: MELLDASAFIHEYDADGDIATIPAVEAELDGESAYRFDALEGGGMYIHVPEEAVVERVERTARESGDAAELSTTDVRLLAAAFELDARLVTDDYAMQNVAERLDVRIELIAREGITEERDWDFQCAGCGREFDENKERCPICGSDLARKNPS
- a CDS encoding PRC-barrel domain-containing protein, translating into MPDVLARNLLDKAVMGSDGTELGTLSTMTVDTETGRLHDLVITPRNDTDAQIDLDRDDEGRYTVPIGSVQAVKDHIVVGR
- the secF gene encoding protein translocase subunit SecF; amino-acid sequence: MVAFDVPDVEYPDYSNRQLAAIPLAVLALALVVLVGWYVVTGAPVTPGIAFTGGTEIQISTAGSDVAIEDAFAIEDESTRQVRGEESYVVTFQSTDTDAIRQSAEQAGYTVESVQGTSASFSAETQRLGLIGLGVAFVGMALLVFGMFRTFVPSVAVVLSAFSDIVIPLALMNLVGIKLSLGTVAALLMLIGYSVDSDILLNNHILRRRGDFYESTYRAMRTGVTMTLTSISAMAVMAIVATYLGIPLLPDIGIVLVFGLTADLMNTYLMNVSLLRWYKYEGIAR
- the infB gene encoding translation initiation factor IF-2, with the protein product MSETHTDADAADATGETLRTPIVAVLGHVDHGKTSLLDRIRGSTVIDGEAGAITQHIGATAVPLETVSEIAGSLVDPTDFDLPGLLFIDTPGHHSFSTLRSRGGALADIAILVIDVNDGFQPQTIEAIDILQRTETPFVVAANKVDTTPGWNPQENTPIQQSYDAQSDRARSTLDENLYDLIGDLSDHDFSADMYWRVQNFANNVGVVPVSAETGEGVPDLLTVLMGLSQRYLKDAMAIDVDGPGAGTVLEVKEQKGFGTAIDVVLYDGTVKADDTIVVGGTGDPIVTDVRALLQPRPLAEIRTEKRFEEVESVTAAAGLKIAAPDLDSAMAGAPVRVLRNQQREAVTEEVEAELAALGVTTEEQGVVVKADTLGSLEAVADALDEAEIPIVRAEVGDVAPRDVTVASTADEERHETVMAFGVDVLDDAAERAENEGVRLFESDVIYRLVEEYEEFIAERERAQQDAILDNIARPARFRLLPDHTFRQNDPAVVGVEVMTGTLKQNSRVVNFEGNQPERLGQVKGIQEQGEDVDQARAGERVSVAIDGPTVGRQIEEGDELWSEIPEKHAKVLEQELTDDIPADELEALHVYLDKHRQRDPFWGK
- a CDS encoding CPBP family intramembrane glutamic endopeptidase — encoded protein: MASDHRESAGVDGQSALLDLLSAIAVIALAVLLGSVAASLAATVLVEMGIAGFDTTLNYVARSIAQFVGFGIAVAAYLSLADAWSVLRARSLDLRSAAWIAGGVVTLLVVSTGVRAILSQFGIVPATNQVIAMGRENPALFLYMIPVTLLFVAPFEELVFRGAAQGLLRRAFGPALAIAIASALFGAVHLIALIGGGTGQLAYVVVAALLGVILGGIYERTKNLVVPIVVHGLYNTTLFAIQWVDATGSATALL
- a CDS encoding inorganic phosphate transporter, producing the protein MANQLLLVGIALVAALFMSWTIGANSNSPPLAPAVGADSLPVMRAALLVGLFASLGAVVQGGSISETVGRNLIHGTRITPLAAAALLTAATFISLGVFRGYPIPSAFTVTGSVVGVGLALGGSLATAEYAKILGFWAAIVVVEGVLGFVIATVLRYERVPESASIPFVAGFVGFAIANIRLSVIPTGGAGEQGTLARYLAATAGLTTPVSLGSYTLTMGGVSLLFGVVAFVLVRRSLRRSLESGMQRFLIVLGLLVTFTSGGTQVGLATGPLETVFSGNLGFPTVYLLLLGGAGILVGAWTGAPRLVQAVSTEYATLGPRRSIAALVPAFLMAQLAIVFGIPISFNKVMISSIIGAGLAARPGSGDFSPRKTGYTVVSWVGSMLGAGAVSFALYRVLSTIPGLS
- a CDS encoding SdpI family protein — encoded protein: MTESKTTNPNGDTRNRRQAGLDAGTLHKSGIVFVFTVLLALFAVVRLPASVVVLWDASGNSVVTLSTPTAVASVLVVQVILLGVFAIAPRVNRIEKTVASVRDAYQWTAFALVSLVLLVFATIVAWNSGLQFGGGQPLSTRIGALVVAILLYSGSKALPVLEQNRLVGIRSPWTMSDETVWNRTHDHAVPFFKIIAVIAALAAAAPSVIVALVLIVVPFLSVLGYLYYYSYRLYDG